A genomic stretch from Gopherus evgoodei ecotype Sinaloan lineage chromosome 18, rGopEvg1_v1.p, whole genome shotgun sequence includes:
- the PPCS gene encoding phosphopantothenate--cysteine ligase, with protein MFYLAAAVSDFYIPASEMPEHKIQSSEGPLQITMKMVPKMLSPLVKEWAPEAFVISFKLETDPSILIDKSRKALETYRHQVVIANVLDSRRTSVLLVTKDSETKLSLSNEEIAQGVEIEEKIVSHLQSQHTAFIDKQHSERKGPACSSSE; from the exons ATGTTCTACCTGGCAGCAGCCGTGTCAGATTTCTACATCCCAGCATCAGAGATGCCTGAGCACAAGATCCAgtcctctgagggtcccctgcaG ATCACAATGAAGATGGTGCCAAAAATGCTGTCTCCTCTAGTCAAAGAATGGGCTCCTGAAGCATTTGTTATTTCCTTTAAGTTAGAAACTGATCCCTCCATCTTAATTGATAAATCACGGAAGGCTCTGGAGACATATCGTCATCAGGTGGTGATAGCAAATGTCCTTGATTCACGGAGAACATCTGTTCTTCTTGTAACGAAAGACTCGGAAACTAAGTTATCACTTTCTAATGAAGAAATAGCACAAGGTGTGGAAATAGAGGAGAAGATAGTGAGCCATCTTCAGTCTCAACACACTGCATTTATAGATAAACAACACTCTGAAAGGAAAGGACCAGCTTGTTCTAGCTCTGAATGA